The Balaenoptera acutorostrata chromosome 15, mBalAcu1.1, whole genome shotgun sequence genome contains a region encoding:
- the DNAJC5 gene encoding dnaJ homolog subfamily C member 5, protein MADQRQRSLSTSGESLYHVLGLDKNATSDDIKKSYRKLALKYHPDKNPDNPEAADKFKEINNAHAILTDATKRNIYDKYGSLGLYVAEQFGEENVNTYFVLSSWWAKALFVFCGLLTCCYCCCCLCCCFNCCCGKCKPKAPEGEETEFYVSPEDLEAQLQSDEREAADTPIVIQPASATETTQLTADSHPSYHTDGFN, encoded by the exons ATGGCAGACCAGAGACAGCGTTCACTCTCTACCTCTGGGGAATCCCTGTACCACGTTCTGGGGCTGGACAAGAATGCAACCTCGGATGACATTAAGAAGTCCTACCG GAAGCTGGCCTTGAAATATCACCCTGACAAGAACCCAGATAACCCAGAGGCCGCAGACAAGTTTAAGGAGATCAACAACGCCCACGCCATCCTGACGGACGCCACGAAAAGAAACATCTACGACAAGTACGGCTCGCTGGGGCTCTACGTGGCCGAGCAGTTTGGGGAGGAGAACGTGAACACCTACTTCGTGCTCTCCAGCTGGTGGGCCAAG GCCCTGTTCGTGTTCTGCGGGCTCCTCacctgctgctactgctgctgctgcctctgctGCTGCTTCAACTGCTGCTGCGGGAAGTGCAAGCCCAAGGCGCCCGAGGGCGAGGAGACCGAGTTCTACGTGTCCCCCGAGGACCTGGAAGCGCAGCTGCAGTCCGACGAGAGGG AGGCCGCAGACACGCCGATCGTCATCCAGCCGGCGTCCGCCACGGAGACCACCCAGCTCACAGCCGACTCCCACCCCAGCTATCACACCGATGGGTTCAACTAA
- the UCKL1 gene encoding uridine-cytidine kinase-like 1 isoform X5, translating into MAALPASADAPRPVPPPLAAGDGPDRLEGKNEDRSSSSNAESLDRLLPPVGAGRSPRKRTTSQCKSEPPLLRTSKRTIYTAGRPPWYNEHGTQSKEAFAIGLGGGSASGKTTVARMIIEALDVPWVVLLSMDSFYKVLTRQQQEQAAHNNFNFDHPDAFDFDLIISTLKKLKQGKSVKVPIYDFTTHSRKKDWKTLYGANVIIFEGIMAFADKTLLELLDMKIFVDTDSDIRLVRRLRRDISERGRDIEGVIKQYNKFVKPAFDQYIQPTMRVADIVVPRGSGNTVAIDLIVQHVHSQLEERKLRWDLAALASAHQCHPLPRTLSVLKSTPQVRGMHTIIRDRETSRDEFIFYSKRLMRLLIEHALSFLPFQDCVVQTPQGQDYSGKCYAGKQITGVSILRAGETMEPALRAVCKDVRIGTILIQTNQFTGEPELHYLRLPKDISDDHVILMDCTVSTGAAAMMAVRVLLDHDVPEDKIFLLSLLMAEMGVHSVAYAFPRVRIITTAVDKRINDLFRIIPGIGNFGDRYFGTDAVPDGSDEEEGGSAG; encoded by the exons ATGGCTGCGCTCCCGGCCTCAGCCGACGCACCCCGCCCGGTGCCGCCGCCCCTAGCGGCTGGAGACGGGCCAGACCGGCTGGAGGGGAAGAACGAGGACCG cagcagcagcagcaacgcGGAGTCCTTGGACAGGCTTCTCCCACCCGTGGGCGCCGGGCGCTCGCCCCGGAAGCGCACCACCAGCCAGTGCAAGTCTGAGCCGCCCCTGCTGCGCACCAGCAAGCGCACCATCTACACGGCGGGGCGGCCGCCCTGGTACAACGAGCACGGCACCCAGTCCAAGGAGGCCTTCGCCATTG gccTGGGAGGCGGCAGTGCTTCTGGGAAGACCACTGTGGCCAGAATGATCATCGAGGCCCTGGACGTGCCCTGGGTGGTCTTGCTGTCCATGGATTCCTTCTACAAG GTGCTCACCAGGCAGCAGCAGGAACAGGCCGCCCACAACAACTTCAACTTCGACCACCCAGATGCCTTTGACTTCGACCTCATCATCTCTACCCTCAAAAAGCTGAAGCAGGGCAAGAGTGTCAAGGTGCCCATCTACGACTTCACCACCCACAGCCGGAAGAAGGACTGG AAAACGCTCTACGGTGCAAACGTCATCATTTTCGAGGGCATCATGGCCTTTGCTGACAAGACACTGCTAGAG CTCCTGGACATGAAAATCTTCGTGGACACGGACTCTGACATCCGCCTCGTGCGGCGGCTGCGCCGTGACATCAGCGAGCGGGGCCGGGACATCGAGGGTGTCATCAAGCAGTACAACAAGTTTGTGAAGCCCGCCTTCGATCAGTACATCCAGCCCACCATGCGCGTGGCAGACATTGTGGTGCcccggg GGAGCGGGAACACAGTGGCCATCGACCTGATCGTGCAGCACGTGCACAGCCAGCTGGAAGAG AGGAAGCTGCGCTGGGATCT GGCCGCGCTGGCCTCAGCGCACCAGTGCCACCCCCTGCCCCGGACGCTGAGTGTCCTCAAGAGCACGCCGCAGGTGCGGGGCATGCACACCATCATCAG GGACCGGGAGACCAGCCGCGACGAGTTCATCTTCTACTCTAAGAGGCTGATGCGGCTGCTCATCGAGCACGCGctctccttcctgcccttccag GACTGCGTCGTGCAGACCCCGCAGGGCCAGGACTACTCGGGCAAGTGCTACGCGGGGAAGCAG ATCACAGGCGTGTCCATCCTGCGGGCCGGTGAGACCATGGAGCCGGCGCTGCGGGCCGTGTGCAAGGACGTGCGCATCGGCACCATCCTCATCCAGACCAACCAGTTCACCGGGGAGCCCGAG CTCCACTACCTGCGGCTCCCCAAGGACATCAGTGACGACCACGTGATCCTGATGGACTGCACAGTGTCCACTGGCGCGGCGGCCATGATGGCGGTGCGGGTGCTGCTG GACCACGACGTGCCCGAGGACAAGATCTTCCTGCTGTCGCTGCTCATGGCGGAGATGGGCGTCCACTCGGTGGCCTATGCCTTCCCGCGCGTGAGAATCATCACCACGGCGGTGGACAAGCGCATCAACGACCTCTTCCGCATCATCCCCGGCATAG GGAACTTCGGCGACCGCTACTTCGGGACCGACGCCGTCCCGGATGGCAGCGATGAGGAGGAAGGGGGCTCTGCGGGGTAg
- the UCKL1 gene encoding uridine-cytidine kinase-like 1 isoform X4: MAALPASADAPRPVPPPLAAGDGPDRLEGKNEDRSSSSSNAESLDRLLPPVGAGRSPRKRTTSQCKSEPPLLRTSKRTIYTAGRPPWYNEHGTQSKEAFAIGLGGGSASGKTTVARMIIEALDVPWVVLLSMDSFYKVLTRQQQEQAAHNNFNFDHPDAFDFDLIISTLKKLKQGKSVKVPIYDFTTHSRKKDWKTLYGANVIIFEGIMAFADKTLLELLDMKIFVDTDSDIRLVRRLRRDISERGRDIEGVIKQYNKFVKPAFDQYIQPTMRVADIVVPRGSGNTVAIDLIVQHVHSQLEERKLRWDLAALASAHQCHPLPRTLSVLKSTPQVRGMHTIIRDRETSRDEFIFYSKRLMRLLIEHALSFLPFQDCVVQTPQGQDYSGKCYAGKQITGVSILRAGETMEPALRAVCKDVRIGTILIQTNQFTGEPELHYLRLPKDISDDHVILMDCTVSTGAAAMMAVRVLLDHDVPEDKIFLLSLLMAEMGVHSVAYAFPRVRIITTAVDKRINDLFRIIPGIGNFGDRYFGTDAVPDGSDEEEGGSAG; this comes from the exons ATGGCTGCGCTCCCGGCCTCAGCCGACGCACCCCGCCCGGTGCCGCCGCCCCTAGCGGCTGGAGACGGGCCAGACCGGCTGGAGGGGAAGAACGAGGACCG cagcagcagcagcagcaacgcGGAGTCCTTGGACAGGCTTCTCCCACCCGTGGGCGCCGGGCGCTCGCCCCGGAAGCGCACCACCAGCCAGTGCAAGTCTGAGCCGCCCCTGCTGCGCACCAGCAAGCGCACCATCTACACGGCGGGGCGGCCGCCCTGGTACAACGAGCACGGCACCCAGTCCAAGGAGGCCTTCGCCATTG gccTGGGAGGCGGCAGTGCTTCTGGGAAGACCACTGTGGCCAGAATGATCATCGAGGCCCTGGACGTGCCCTGGGTGGTCTTGCTGTCCATGGATTCCTTCTACAAG GTGCTCACCAGGCAGCAGCAGGAACAGGCCGCCCACAACAACTTCAACTTCGACCACCCAGATGCCTTTGACTTCGACCTCATCATCTCTACCCTCAAAAAGCTGAAGCAGGGCAAGAGTGTCAAGGTGCCCATCTACGACTTCACCACCCACAGCCGGAAGAAGGACTGG AAAACGCTCTACGGTGCAAACGTCATCATTTTCGAGGGCATCATGGCCTTTGCTGACAAGACACTGCTAGAG CTCCTGGACATGAAAATCTTCGTGGACACGGACTCTGACATCCGCCTCGTGCGGCGGCTGCGCCGTGACATCAGCGAGCGGGGCCGGGACATCGAGGGTGTCATCAAGCAGTACAACAAGTTTGTGAAGCCCGCCTTCGATCAGTACATCCAGCCCACCATGCGCGTGGCAGACATTGTGGTGCcccggg GGAGCGGGAACACAGTGGCCATCGACCTGATCGTGCAGCACGTGCACAGCCAGCTGGAAGAG AGGAAGCTGCGCTGGGATCT GGCCGCGCTGGCCTCAGCGCACCAGTGCCACCCCCTGCCCCGGACGCTGAGTGTCCTCAAGAGCACGCCGCAGGTGCGGGGCATGCACACCATCATCAG GGACCGGGAGACCAGCCGCGACGAGTTCATCTTCTACTCTAAGAGGCTGATGCGGCTGCTCATCGAGCACGCGctctccttcctgcccttccag GACTGCGTCGTGCAGACCCCGCAGGGCCAGGACTACTCGGGCAAGTGCTACGCGGGGAAGCAG ATCACAGGCGTGTCCATCCTGCGGGCCGGTGAGACCATGGAGCCGGCGCTGCGGGCCGTGTGCAAGGACGTGCGCATCGGCACCATCCTCATCCAGACCAACCAGTTCACCGGGGAGCCCGAG CTCCACTACCTGCGGCTCCCCAAGGACATCAGTGACGACCACGTGATCCTGATGGACTGCACAGTGTCCACTGGCGCGGCGGCCATGATGGCGGTGCGGGTGCTGCTG GACCACGACGTGCCCGAGGACAAGATCTTCCTGCTGTCGCTGCTCATGGCGGAGATGGGCGTCCACTCGGTGGCCTATGCCTTCCCGCGCGTGAGAATCATCACCACGGCGGTGGACAAGCGCATCAACGACCTCTTCCGCATCATCCCCGGCATAG GGAACTTCGGCGACCGCTACTTCGGGACCGACGCCGTCCCGGATGGCAGCGATGAGGAGGAAGGGGGCTCTGCGGGGTAg
- the UCKL1 gene encoding uridine-cytidine kinase-like 1 isoform X3, with product MMACTHLGSPCRPGFPCVLAMSSPPAYPGIRVSGCWTLGAEGSSSSSNAESLDRLLPPVGAGRSPRKRTTSQCKSEPPLLRTSKRTIYTAGRPPWYNEHGTQSKEAFAIGLGGGSASGKTTVARMIIEALDVPWVVLLSMDSFYKVLTRQQQEQAAHNNFNFDHPDAFDFDLIISTLKKLKQGKSVKVPIYDFTTHSRKKDWKTLYGANVIIFEGIMAFADKTLLELLDMKIFVDTDSDIRLVRRLRRDISERGRDIEGVIKQYNKFVKPAFDQYIQPTMRVADIVVPRGSGNTVAIDLIVQHVHSQLEERKLRWDLAALASAHQCHPLPRTLSVLKSTPQVRGMHTIIRDRETSRDEFIFYSKRLMRLLIEHALSFLPFQDCVVQTPQGQDYSGKCYAGKQITGVSILRAGETMEPALRAVCKDVRIGTILIQTNQFTGEPELHYLRLPKDISDDHVILMDCTVSTGAAAMMAVRVLLDHDVPEDKIFLLSLLMAEMGVHSVAYAFPRVRIITTAVDKRINDLFRIIPGIGNFGDRYFGTDAVPDGSDEEEGGSAG from the exons ATGATGGCCTGCACACACCTGGGATCACCCTGCCGTCCCGGTTTCCCCTGTGTCCTGGCCATGAGCAGCCCCCCGGCTTACCCTGGCATCAGGGTCTCGGGGTGCTGGACCCTTGGCGCAGAAGGCAG cagcagcagcagcaacgcGGAGTCCTTGGACAGGCTTCTCCCACCCGTGGGCGCCGGGCGCTCGCCCCGGAAGCGCACCACCAGCCAGTGCAAGTCTGAGCCGCCCCTGCTGCGCACCAGCAAGCGCACCATCTACACGGCGGGGCGGCCGCCCTGGTACAACGAGCACGGCACCCAGTCCAAGGAGGCCTTCGCCATTG gccTGGGAGGCGGCAGTGCTTCTGGGAAGACCACTGTGGCCAGAATGATCATCGAGGCCCTGGACGTGCCCTGGGTGGTCTTGCTGTCCATGGATTCCTTCTACAAG GTGCTCACCAGGCAGCAGCAGGAACAGGCCGCCCACAACAACTTCAACTTCGACCACCCAGATGCCTTTGACTTCGACCTCATCATCTCTACCCTCAAAAAGCTGAAGCAGGGCAAGAGTGTCAAGGTGCCCATCTACGACTTCACCACCCACAGCCGGAAGAAGGACTGG AAAACGCTCTACGGTGCAAACGTCATCATTTTCGAGGGCATCATGGCCTTTGCTGACAAGACACTGCTAGAG CTCCTGGACATGAAAATCTTCGTGGACACGGACTCTGACATCCGCCTCGTGCGGCGGCTGCGCCGTGACATCAGCGAGCGGGGCCGGGACATCGAGGGTGTCATCAAGCAGTACAACAAGTTTGTGAAGCCCGCCTTCGATCAGTACATCCAGCCCACCATGCGCGTGGCAGACATTGTGGTGCcccggg GGAGCGGGAACACAGTGGCCATCGACCTGATCGTGCAGCACGTGCACAGCCAGCTGGAAGAG AGGAAGCTGCGCTGGGATCT GGCCGCGCTGGCCTCAGCGCACCAGTGCCACCCCCTGCCCCGGACGCTGAGTGTCCTCAAGAGCACGCCGCAGGTGCGGGGCATGCACACCATCATCAG GGACCGGGAGACCAGCCGCGACGAGTTCATCTTCTACTCTAAGAGGCTGATGCGGCTGCTCATCGAGCACGCGctctccttcctgcccttccag GACTGCGTCGTGCAGACCCCGCAGGGCCAGGACTACTCGGGCAAGTGCTACGCGGGGAAGCAG ATCACAGGCGTGTCCATCCTGCGGGCCGGTGAGACCATGGAGCCGGCGCTGCGGGCCGTGTGCAAGGACGTGCGCATCGGCACCATCCTCATCCAGACCAACCAGTTCACCGGGGAGCCCGAG CTCCACTACCTGCGGCTCCCCAAGGACATCAGTGACGACCACGTGATCCTGATGGACTGCACAGTGTCCACTGGCGCGGCGGCCATGATGGCGGTGCGGGTGCTGCTG GACCACGACGTGCCCGAGGACAAGATCTTCCTGCTGTCGCTGCTCATGGCGGAGATGGGCGTCCACTCGGTGGCCTATGCCTTCCCGCGCGTGAGAATCATCACCACGGCGGTGGACAAGCGCATCAACGACCTCTTCCGCATCATCCCCGGCATAG GGAACTTCGGCGACCGCTACTTCGGGACCGACGCCGTCCCGGATGGCAGCGATGAGGAGGAAGGGGGCTCTGCGGGGTAg
- the UCKL1 gene encoding uridine-cytidine kinase-like 1 isoform X6: MMACTHLGSPCRPGFPCVLAMSSPPAYPGIRVSGCWTLGAEGSSSSSSNAESLDRLLPPVGAGRSPRKRTTSQCKSEPPLLRTSKRTIYTAGRPPWYNEHGTQSKEAFAIGLGGGSASGKTTVARMIIEALDVPWVVLLSMDSFYKVLTRQQQEQAAHNNFNFDHPDAFDFDLIISTLKKLKQGKSVKKTLYGANVIIFEGIMAFADKTLLELLDMKIFVDTDSDIRLVRRLRRDISERGRDIEGVIKQYNKFVKPAFDQYIQPTMRVADIVVPRGSGNTVAIDLIVQHVHSQLEERKLRWDLAALASAHQCHPLPRTLSVLKSTPQVRGMHTIIRDRETSRDEFIFYSKRLMRLLIEHALSFLPFQDCVVQTPQGQDYSGKCYAGKQITGVSILRAGETMEPALRAVCKDVRIGTILIQTNQFTGEPELHYLRLPKDISDDHVILMDCTVSTGAAAMMAVRVLLDHDVPEDKIFLLSLLMAEMGVHSVAYAFPRVRIITTAVDKRINDLFRIIPGIGNFGDRYFGTDAVPDGSDEEEGGSAG; the protein is encoded by the exons ATGATGGCCTGCACACACCTGGGATCACCCTGCCGTCCCGGTTTCCCCTGTGTCCTGGCCATGAGCAGCCCCCCGGCTTACCCTGGCATCAGGGTCTCGGGGTGCTGGACCCTTGGCGCAGAAGGCAG cagcagcagcagcagcaacgcGGAGTCCTTGGACAGGCTTCTCCCACCCGTGGGCGCCGGGCGCTCGCCCCGGAAGCGCACCACCAGCCAGTGCAAGTCTGAGCCGCCCCTGCTGCGCACCAGCAAGCGCACCATCTACACGGCGGGGCGGCCGCCCTGGTACAACGAGCACGGCACCCAGTCCAAGGAGGCCTTCGCCATTG gccTGGGAGGCGGCAGTGCTTCTGGGAAGACCACTGTGGCCAGAATGATCATCGAGGCCCTGGACGTGCCCTGGGTGGTCTTGCTGTCCATGGATTCCTTCTACAAG GTGCTCACCAGGCAGCAGCAGGAACAGGCCGCCCACAACAACTTCAACTTCGACCACCCAGATGCCTTTGACTTCGACCTCATCATCTCTACCCTCAAAAAGCTGAAGCAGGGCAAGAGTGTCAAG AAAACGCTCTACGGTGCAAACGTCATCATTTTCGAGGGCATCATGGCCTTTGCTGACAAGACACTGCTAGAG CTCCTGGACATGAAAATCTTCGTGGACACGGACTCTGACATCCGCCTCGTGCGGCGGCTGCGCCGTGACATCAGCGAGCGGGGCCGGGACATCGAGGGTGTCATCAAGCAGTACAACAAGTTTGTGAAGCCCGCCTTCGATCAGTACATCCAGCCCACCATGCGCGTGGCAGACATTGTGGTGCcccggg GGAGCGGGAACACAGTGGCCATCGACCTGATCGTGCAGCACGTGCACAGCCAGCTGGAAGAG AGGAAGCTGCGCTGGGATCT GGCCGCGCTGGCCTCAGCGCACCAGTGCCACCCCCTGCCCCGGACGCTGAGTGTCCTCAAGAGCACGCCGCAGGTGCGGGGCATGCACACCATCATCAG GGACCGGGAGACCAGCCGCGACGAGTTCATCTTCTACTCTAAGAGGCTGATGCGGCTGCTCATCGAGCACGCGctctccttcctgcccttccag GACTGCGTCGTGCAGACCCCGCAGGGCCAGGACTACTCGGGCAAGTGCTACGCGGGGAAGCAG ATCACAGGCGTGTCCATCCTGCGGGCCGGTGAGACCATGGAGCCGGCGCTGCGGGCCGTGTGCAAGGACGTGCGCATCGGCACCATCCTCATCCAGACCAACCAGTTCACCGGGGAGCCCGAG CTCCACTACCTGCGGCTCCCCAAGGACATCAGTGACGACCACGTGATCCTGATGGACTGCACAGTGTCCACTGGCGCGGCGGCCATGATGGCGGTGCGGGTGCTGCTG GACCACGACGTGCCCGAGGACAAGATCTTCCTGCTGTCGCTGCTCATGGCGGAGATGGGCGTCCACTCGGTGGCCTATGCCTTCCCGCGCGTGAGAATCATCACCACGGCGGTGGACAAGCGCATCAACGACCTCTTCCGCATCATCCCCGGCATAG GGAACTTCGGCGACCGCTACTTCGGGACCGACGCCGTCCCGGATGGCAGCGATGAGGAGGAAGGGGGCTCTGCGGGGTAg
- the UCKL1 gene encoding uridine-cytidine kinase-like 1 isoform X1: MMACTHLGSPCRPGFPCVLAMSSPPAYPGIRVSGCWTLGAEGSSSSSSNAESLDRLLPPVGAGRSPRKRTTSQCKSEPPLLRTSKRTIYTAGRPPWYNEHGTQSKEAFAIGLGGGSASGKTTVARMIIEALDVPWVVLLSMDSFYKVLTRQQQEQAAHNNFNFDHPDAFDFDLIISTLKKLKQGKSVKVPIYDFTTHSRKKDWKTLYGANVIIFEGIMAFADKTLLELLDMKIFVDTDSDIRLVRRLRRDISERGRDIEGVIKQYNKFVKPAFDQYIQPTMRVADIVVPRGSGNTVAIDLIVQHVHSQLEERKLRWDLAALASAHQCHPLPRTLSVLKSTPQVRGMHTIIRDRETSRDEFIFYSKRLMRLLIEHALSFLPFQDCVVQTPQGQDYSGKCYAGKQITGVSILRAGETMEPALRAVCKDVRIGTILIQTNQFTGEPELHYLRLPKDISDDHVILMDCTVSTGAAAMMAVRVLLDHDVPEDKIFLLSLLMAEMGVHSVAYAFPRVRIITTAVDKRINDLFRIIPGIGNFGDRYFGTDAVPDGSDEEEGGSAG; encoded by the exons ATGATGGCCTGCACACACCTGGGATCACCCTGCCGTCCCGGTTTCCCCTGTGTCCTGGCCATGAGCAGCCCCCCGGCTTACCCTGGCATCAGGGTCTCGGGGTGCTGGACCCTTGGCGCAGAAGGCAG cagcagcagcagcagcaacgcGGAGTCCTTGGACAGGCTTCTCCCACCCGTGGGCGCCGGGCGCTCGCCCCGGAAGCGCACCACCAGCCAGTGCAAGTCTGAGCCGCCCCTGCTGCGCACCAGCAAGCGCACCATCTACACGGCGGGGCGGCCGCCCTGGTACAACGAGCACGGCACCCAGTCCAAGGAGGCCTTCGCCATTG gccTGGGAGGCGGCAGTGCTTCTGGGAAGACCACTGTGGCCAGAATGATCATCGAGGCCCTGGACGTGCCCTGGGTGGTCTTGCTGTCCATGGATTCCTTCTACAAG GTGCTCACCAGGCAGCAGCAGGAACAGGCCGCCCACAACAACTTCAACTTCGACCACCCAGATGCCTTTGACTTCGACCTCATCATCTCTACCCTCAAAAAGCTGAAGCAGGGCAAGAGTGTCAAGGTGCCCATCTACGACTTCACCACCCACAGCCGGAAGAAGGACTGG AAAACGCTCTACGGTGCAAACGTCATCATTTTCGAGGGCATCATGGCCTTTGCTGACAAGACACTGCTAGAG CTCCTGGACATGAAAATCTTCGTGGACACGGACTCTGACATCCGCCTCGTGCGGCGGCTGCGCCGTGACATCAGCGAGCGGGGCCGGGACATCGAGGGTGTCATCAAGCAGTACAACAAGTTTGTGAAGCCCGCCTTCGATCAGTACATCCAGCCCACCATGCGCGTGGCAGACATTGTGGTGCcccggg GGAGCGGGAACACAGTGGCCATCGACCTGATCGTGCAGCACGTGCACAGCCAGCTGGAAGAG AGGAAGCTGCGCTGGGATCT GGCCGCGCTGGCCTCAGCGCACCAGTGCCACCCCCTGCCCCGGACGCTGAGTGTCCTCAAGAGCACGCCGCAGGTGCGGGGCATGCACACCATCATCAG GGACCGGGAGACCAGCCGCGACGAGTTCATCTTCTACTCTAAGAGGCTGATGCGGCTGCTCATCGAGCACGCGctctccttcctgcccttccag GACTGCGTCGTGCAGACCCCGCAGGGCCAGGACTACTCGGGCAAGTGCTACGCGGGGAAGCAG ATCACAGGCGTGTCCATCCTGCGGGCCGGTGAGACCATGGAGCCGGCGCTGCGGGCCGTGTGCAAGGACGTGCGCATCGGCACCATCCTCATCCAGACCAACCAGTTCACCGGGGAGCCCGAG CTCCACTACCTGCGGCTCCCCAAGGACATCAGTGACGACCACGTGATCCTGATGGACTGCACAGTGTCCACTGGCGCGGCGGCCATGATGGCGGTGCGGGTGCTGCTG GACCACGACGTGCCCGAGGACAAGATCTTCCTGCTGTCGCTGCTCATGGCGGAGATGGGCGTCCACTCGGTGGCCTATGCCTTCCCGCGCGTGAGAATCATCACCACGGCGGTGGACAAGCGCATCAACGACCTCTTCCGCATCATCCCCGGCATAG GGAACTTCGGCGACCGCTACTTCGGGACCGACGCCGTCCCGGATGGCAGCGATGAGGAGGAAGGGGGCTCTGCGGGGTAg
- the UCKL1 gene encoding uridine-cytidine kinase-like 1 isoform X2: MMACTHLGSPCRPGFPCVLAMSSPPAYPGIRVSGCWTLGAEGSSSSSSNAESLDRLLPPVGAGRSPRKRTTSQCKSEPPLLRTSKRTIYTAGRPPWYNEHGTQSKEAFAIGLGGGSASGKTTVARMIIEALDVPWVVLLSMDSFYKVLTRQQQEQAAHNNFNFDHPDAFDFDLIISTLKKLKQGKSVKVPIYDFTTHSRKKDWKTLYGANVIIFEGIMAFADKTLLELLDMKIFVDTDSDIRLVRRLRRDISERGRDIEGVIKQYNKFVKPAFDQYIQPTMRVADIVVPRGSGNTVAIDLIVQHVHSQLEERELSVRAALASAHQCHPLPRTLSVLKSTPQVRGMHTIIRDRETSRDEFIFYSKRLMRLLIEHALSFLPFQDCVVQTPQGQDYSGKCYAGKQITGVSILRAGETMEPALRAVCKDVRIGTILIQTNQFTGEPELHYLRLPKDISDDHVILMDCTVSTGAAAMMAVRVLLDHDVPEDKIFLLSLLMAEMGVHSVAYAFPRVRIITTAVDKRINDLFRIIPGIGNFGDRYFGTDAVPDGSDEEEGGSAG; the protein is encoded by the exons ATGATGGCCTGCACACACCTGGGATCACCCTGCCGTCCCGGTTTCCCCTGTGTCCTGGCCATGAGCAGCCCCCCGGCTTACCCTGGCATCAGGGTCTCGGGGTGCTGGACCCTTGGCGCAGAAGGCAG cagcagcagcagcagcaacgcGGAGTCCTTGGACAGGCTTCTCCCACCCGTGGGCGCCGGGCGCTCGCCCCGGAAGCGCACCACCAGCCAGTGCAAGTCTGAGCCGCCCCTGCTGCGCACCAGCAAGCGCACCATCTACACGGCGGGGCGGCCGCCCTGGTACAACGAGCACGGCACCCAGTCCAAGGAGGCCTTCGCCATTG gccTGGGAGGCGGCAGTGCTTCTGGGAAGACCACTGTGGCCAGAATGATCATCGAGGCCCTGGACGTGCCCTGGGTGGTCTTGCTGTCCATGGATTCCTTCTACAAG GTGCTCACCAGGCAGCAGCAGGAACAGGCCGCCCACAACAACTTCAACTTCGACCACCCAGATGCCTTTGACTTCGACCTCATCATCTCTACCCTCAAAAAGCTGAAGCAGGGCAAGAGTGTCAAGGTGCCCATCTACGACTTCACCACCCACAGCCGGAAGAAGGACTGG AAAACGCTCTACGGTGCAAACGTCATCATTTTCGAGGGCATCATGGCCTTTGCTGACAAGACACTGCTAGAG CTCCTGGACATGAAAATCTTCGTGGACACGGACTCTGACATCCGCCTCGTGCGGCGGCTGCGCCGTGACATCAGCGAGCGGGGCCGGGACATCGAGGGTGTCATCAAGCAGTACAACAAGTTTGTGAAGCCCGCCTTCGATCAGTACATCCAGCCCACCATGCGCGTGGCAGACATTGTGGTGCcccggg GGAGCGGGAACACAGTGGCCATCGACCTGATCGTGCAGCACGTGCACAGCCAGCTGGAAGAG CGTGAGCTCAGTGTCAG GGCCGCGCTGGCCTCAGCGCACCAGTGCCACCCCCTGCCCCGGACGCTGAGTGTCCTCAAGAGCACGCCGCAGGTGCGGGGCATGCACACCATCATCAG GGACCGGGAGACCAGCCGCGACGAGTTCATCTTCTACTCTAAGAGGCTGATGCGGCTGCTCATCGAGCACGCGctctccttcctgcccttccag GACTGCGTCGTGCAGACCCCGCAGGGCCAGGACTACTCGGGCAAGTGCTACGCGGGGAAGCAG ATCACAGGCGTGTCCATCCTGCGGGCCGGTGAGACCATGGAGCCGGCGCTGCGGGCCGTGTGCAAGGACGTGCGCATCGGCACCATCCTCATCCAGACCAACCAGTTCACCGGGGAGCCCGAG CTCCACTACCTGCGGCTCCCCAAGGACATCAGTGACGACCACGTGATCCTGATGGACTGCACAGTGTCCACTGGCGCGGCGGCCATGATGGCGGTGCGGGTGCTGCTG GACCACGACGTGCCCGAGGACAAGATCTTCCTGCTGTCGCTGCTCATGGCGGAGATGGGCGTCCACTCGGTGGCCTATGCCTTCCCGCGCGTGAGAATCATCACCACGGCGGTGGACAAGCGCATCAACGACCTCTTCCGCATCATCCCCGGCATAG GGAACTTCGGCGACCGCTACTTCGGGACCGACGCCGTCCCGGATGGCAGCGATGAGGAGGAAGGGGGCTCTGCGGGGTAg